In the Ptychodera flava strain L36383 chromosome 1, AS_Pfla_20210202, whole genome shotgun sequence genome, AGGTGAGTCCTTTTAAAATCCCGGTTTATCCCTTTCATTTTGTTCAAGTAATCCCcttttgaaacattgaacaAAGGTTTGAGTTGAAATGTGACAGAAACAGGCAAAAACGACGTTACTGTTCACATACCATTCTGCTGGCTAACTTTCAACCAGTACGTATCTCTGTCCCCACACTTCTCGCCAATTGTGCCGCCTAGGATCGATGTGTCATTGATTGGATCGCCAGCAATGGAGGAGTACTCGTCGGTCCCGTCCTCTACATCTTGTAGAACACCCTGTTGTGTATGATTAAAATGACTCCAAATCATTTTCCATGTGACTGGTATCATTTATTATGATAAGGTTCGATACTGCAGCAATTGTTTCCCCTGTCAGTATATTCGCCACCGTCTACTAACAATATCAAATGTTTAAAAAGCGATTGCATATGAGTTTACCAGGTTCAAGCGCACGATATCTTTATTTCTAAATACAAACAGGTATCATTTTGATTAATCTAAGTTTAAGCTTAATTAGTGTTACTACtcgcatacatgtatatgtaaagTAATTTTCAGATTGCCGTCTCATTATATTGTTTGCATTAGCACTTCGGCTAAACTTGTTTCTGGTGTCgagttatgaatatttatgttttcaatgtttcacACATTCATAATCAAGACTATAGCACAAATACGTACGACTATCTGTTCCCTATTGAACGTTTCGCATCTTATTCGAAagcttttgttttacctttgcgTTCTCGAGTACAGACTTCAGCTCCGTTGGCTGTGTGTTCTTGCTCGCATCCATGGGGCTGATGTAACACACCTTGTCGTCGTCTGGAACGATGGCTTCCAGACCCTGTGTTAGAAATATGAGTCTATTTAATTGTAGTTTCGGTGGCAGGAGAGTAGTTGACCATTATGTATAGGTAGACTTCCCCTTCGAAGGAAATCCTATGCTTGTACTGCTTGTAAGCTAGTTGTAGTAAGGAACAACGATTGTGAAGCGTCTGTCACATTGTAGAACTAACCCTCAGGGATCAAAAGATGCAGCCTACTTCGGTGTTCGAACTTCTACAAATATTCAAAAGTTCTCCTGTCCCACAACGCTTATCATCACATGTACGAGACTCAAACATTCGCCCctacatattttgaatatcgaGCTATTCGAGCTATTTCAATTTCTATCCAAACTTACCATGTTGAAATCTTTGACGATCTCTGCTGGGGTAGGATCAGTAGTCTTGTAAATTTCGATGTTCCTGTCTTCGTCAATGAACACCTTTTCATCTTCTTTATCGGTGAACGTCACTGTGTACGATTTCCCCTGAATTGCaggttttaaaaagtaaatgtaaTTATTCAAAGACAGAGACGCAATGCACTGTGTTTGTGATCGGTTATACATAATACATCGTAATAAAATATCCCACATTCATAAAATCTTCTTGTGGCTACTTTTCTACGTTAATCGTTATTCGCGGAAGGGTTGCGTCCAAAGATATGGTTATGCGCTTTACGattaaaatttagaaaaatggAACATACACCAATCACTCGGTAGACTGCAACGAGCAAGGTGTAATATTCGTTCTCGGAGAAAATATCTTTTTGATATATAGAAATAAAATCCAGAGAAATAATTATGCCACTGATTGACTTGACTGTCAGAAAACATTTGTATCCATGAGAAAAGACGAGTCATACCCAGCATTAGAACTGTTACAGTGGTCTTATGGTATGAAATTCGTGAACAATCTATGAATAATTTTAGCTTGCAGGGGGAACTTGCAGGTGGAGAGGGGACCTTGAAAGATATACATTAAAGCTGGCAATATAAAGTAATTtattagtgaaaaaatattttcttacctCAGATCCAGAGATTGAACCGGCAAGTGTTGATCTAATACCAGTGACTGTCAGACAAAAGATAGTAAATTGCACAATGTTGCCCATGCTTGCTTCTGTCTGGCGTTCCTATCGGAATAACGGTAGGCACTACTGAACAAGTTCAGCTCCGTAGTCCCTTTATAGGGAGTCAGAAAATACGGATTTTGCTGACGATCGCATAACGCCTACTCAGTAAAAGTTGTTGAACCGATAAACATGAGACTGTGGGATCATTAATAGGTTCTGTTTTATTAGGCTCTATGTACAGACAACCCGCCATCTTATACCCTTCAGCTGTTTACGAATTATAGGAAAAATTGCCATTTACATTGTAGTCGTCCattgtatcaatatatcattatCGGTTACTGCTGTAAAGCTGTCAATTACTCGCTGGTAACCGATCTTTGCCAGTTAACAAACTAATGAAGTCCTAAAGAGAACACTTTGAACAAACTAGACACCGCTCTGCGTAGTTTacagaaaaaaagtaaaaaaaatagtttcgaTAATTAATTTCAGGGCAGTAAAACATGCCACGTTGCAAAagcatacattatatatattaattgaaTGCATAGAGAAACATAAGGGGGGTGTTGTTTACGCATTTCCGTTGGCTGCAAAAATTGTCTGACAATTTCGTGCAGTAGAACGAAGTAAAACCCAACAGAATGTACGATCaactttttaaataatttgcaaAACTACAATGTTATgtaaaaagtcatgaaatgttatAAATTTTCAGCAAAGTGATCAGAGTTTGAAGTATTTGCCAAAGCGAAGCGTTAATtcctaaaaaatgaaaataaccaAGCCATTGAATTCAAAGTGACTCTCATAATATCCCAATAAGGGATCGATCCTTTTATTTTAGGGGGAAGGGTCGTGAATAAAGAAGTTGATATAAATGACTTCATCCTCAGTTTATCAATTATAAGAATGTGGCTCTCATGGTAAATAGTCCTTCAAAACGTATGGTGCAATCCCAACCTATGAACCTATGGTGCAATCCCACCTATGGAAAGTATGGTGCAATCCCAACCTATGGAACGTATGGTGCAACCCAACTATGGATTGTAGCACACACACACCATTATGCGTTAGGGGACGATGTCAATATAGGTTTAGTttgttacacgtaattacgcgTACGTCTAGCGGCGCGCAATGACGTACGCGTATCCGTGCTCACGTGTGAAGTTTTTGGTTTAGTTGTGAGTTCCCTATAATTTTGCTGTAGTTTTTCTCAGACACATGCTAAATTCGtgtaagttttaagaaacattagTATCTGTACGAGAGGAACATTCTAGCCCGTTGTATCCTCGAATCAATCCGCCTATATATGCGGTTCAGCGAAATCTTTTGGGCGGCGTCCTAAAGGTGGAATGAGACACGGTCCCGGGTCCGTGAATGAAACTACATAGACCTTttccggttatcccacaatacATTGCAGTGACTTTATCAAACGCCGTATATATAAGCTCAAAACAGCGAAAACATGCTGATTTTTGTACAATGGATTGTTATAGAAGAATGgcacaaatttgcaataccaaataatgccctgtgtataatctaaccatcagcaacgaaaatataggtcagggtgtaatctgccataaagttctatgagtaactTACCCTGTGTGTACCTACGGCTAAAAAGTGTATGCGAAACGTACGCTTTGTTACCCTgacgcgcactgcatcatggaaccggtaaaagaactatttCGTTCATGTAAGAAAATCATAGCAATTACTTCTTGTGCTGGTGCAATCTCTACTAAATATTATGACGTCAAAGATGTTTGCCAGTTTACGATGATACTTTACAATGTTCTTGCCGAAATTCGctgaaatcatcaagaatatctaaaattaaaaatactgctcgtaattatgactacgtgTAGAGTTGTCGTGCGTCTGAACGTctgttctacacgtacgcgacatctggttatcacgtgacaaaaAATGATAGAACGTGTAATTAAACTCGTACAATGTGTTGACTGTATGCGACTCGAAGGTGATTTTTCCTTATATTGATTGAGTTTAAACATGTAGACTAGTTATGGTTGATGAATTTTAGATGTTTACAAACGAGCCGGAAGATTTTTAGACAAACATAACTTTGCCAATACTGAAAAAGATAACTTAACTATGGTAAGGGCAAAACTATCTGCTGTTCCTAGGCCTGATTCTGACATCTACTGTTCCTGTACCGCCTGATCC is a window encoding:
- the LOC139123042 gene encoding integral membrane protein 2C-like; this encodes MGNIVQFTIFCLTVTGIRSTLAGSISGSEGKSYTVTFTDKEDEKVFIDEDRNIEIYKTTDPTPAEIVKDFNMGLEAIVPDDDKVCYISPMDASKNTQPTELKSVLENAKGVLQDVEDGTDEYSSIAGDPINDTSILGGTIGEKCGDRDTYWLKVSQQNGRVRRGCRNEFVCGVEYTNGRWQYGCRYVLRCSWGK